The following are encoded together in the Halopseudomonas salegens genome:
- a CDS encoding glycosyltransferase, protein MQKPSRLQLAYYLVVLLVLVLITYQLYLFFSESRYASMHVAQLEEIHASVGNEQVFSFAVIGNINNSSNIFQKQMIPVLNQSEHRFLISAGNAVSSGAEENYRSLLNMLAELEMPWLLTYGENENSDFGDFRYYQYLGPYFFSFTVGNNHFIFLDGTGNSPYRWQLDWLSRELDNSEADNRFLFVGLPLHPPLEETPIFEEDNYFSDPEIARQLLEIIEQGEVDMVFSTNLSLLHETNINGVQHITTGGGGGIIVDGENSFHHYLAVSVNGDQIAINPITPDIGKSSLLRTLDSIWSAIYTFFYVSLARLLIIVSVLVLVGLKLREIIYQDRDFYTHFSIDDSQYRQRKKRIVFFTNNFFPFISGVTLSIQRLSEGLKQLGHHVHIVAPDYGKSTPPMPDITRVRTLLSFGQSREFRLTNPLQAGLKKQMNQLRPDLVHVHHPFWLGSLGMWRAKRAGVPVIYTYHTRLEMYAHYVPLPGALFRNVISHLIIRRFCNKCNGIVVPTYSTAEYLRLIGVDRQLFVQPTGVEFAHFNQPHRLTREHLRQQLGLGITEKVLISVSRLGKEKNIKFLLDALAELQKNPEQPVRLVLVGQGDDKAFLQKHAQSLGVADRVVFAGPVKPEDMPAYYQMADLFVFASKSETQGMVILEAMSAGLPVVAIRSSGIDDVIDDGHTGYKTLDDIGIWSSKVSELLGNEEKRLQFSHAAVAVAEQHDVSVFANNIDGFYSEVLAAFHAEQAT, encoded by the coding sequence ATGCAAAAGCCCAGCAGACTCCAACTTGCTTATTATCTGGTCGTTTTGCTGGTACTGGTACTGATAACCTACCAGCTGTACCTGTTTTTCTCCGAATCCCGCTACGCTTCGATGCATGTTGCGCAGCTCGAAGAGATACACGCCTCGGTAGGCAACGAGCAGGTATTTTCATTCGCCGTCATCGGCAACATAAACAACTCCTCGAACATTTTCCAGAAGCAGATGATTCCCGTGCTGAATCAGTCTGAGCACAGGTTTCTGATCTCCGCAGGCAACGCCGTCAGCAGCGGCGCGGAAGAAAATTATCGGTCTTTACTCAACATGCTTGCAGAGCTGGAAATGCCCTGGCTCTTGACCTATGGCGAGAACGAGAACAGTGACTTTGGTGATTTCCGTTATTACCAGTATTTAGGGCCCTATTTCTTTTCTTTCACTGTCGGCAACAATCACTTCATCTTCCTCGATGGTACCGGCAATTCACCCTATCGTTGGCAGTTGGACTGGTTAAGTCGCGAGCTGGACAACAGCGAGGCCGACAATCGCTTTCTGTTTGTCGGTCTGCCACTGCACCCACCATTGGAAGAAACGCCCATCTTTGAAGAAGACAACTATTTCTCCGACCCCGAGATTGCTCGCCAATTACTCGAGATCATCGAGCAAGGGGAAGTGGATATGGTTTTCTCGACAAACCTGTCACTACTGCATGAGACCAACATCAACGGCGTGCAGCACATCACAACGGGTGGCGGTGGCGGCATTATCGTTGATGGCGAAAACAGCTTTCATCATTACCTTGCCGTGTCGGTCAATGGCGACCAGATTGCAATAAACCCGATCACGCCCGACATCGGCAAATCATCCCTGTTGCGAACCCTGGACAGCATCTGGTCGGCTATCTATACCTTCTTTTACGTGAGCCTTGCCCGCCTGCTGATCATCGTCAGCGTGCTGGTGCTGGTCGGCCTGAAACTGCGTGAAATCATCTACCAGGATCGTGATTTTTATACCCATTTCAGTATTGATGACAGCCAGTATCGCCAGCGAAAGAAACGTATCGTTTTTTTCACCAACAATTTTTTCCCGTTTATCTCCGGCGTCACCTTGTCCATCCAGCGGCTTTCGGAAGGATTGAAACAGCTGGGCCACCATGTGCATATTGTCGCGCCTGATTATGGCAAGTCGACACCCCCCATGCCGGACATCACCCGCGTACGTACCTTGCTGTCTTTCGGTCAGAGTCGTGAATTTCGTCTGACCAACCCGCTACAGGCCGGCCTGAAAAAACAAATGAACCAGTTACGCCCTGACCTGGTTCATGTGCACCATCCTTTCTGGTTGGGCTCGTTGGGTATGTGGCGGGCAAAACGGGCGGGCGTGCCCGTGATTTATACCTACCACACGCGGCTGGAAATGTACGCACATTATGTACCACTCCCGGGCGCACTCTTCCGCAACGTCATTTCGCACCTGATCATCCGGCGCTTCTGCAACAAGTGTAACGGTATCGTTGTACCCACCTATTCGACGGCAGAGTATCTACGCTTGATCGGCGTAGACAGGCAGTTGTTTGTGCAGCCAACCGGAGTCGAGTTTGCGCATTTCAACCAACCACATCGTTTGACCAGAGAGCACCTGCGCCAACAGCTCGGCCTGGGCATCACAGAGAAGGTGCTTATCAGTGTTTCACGGCTGGGCAAGGAGAAGAACATCAAGTTCCTGCTCGATGCTCTGGCCGAACTGCAAAAAAATCCCGAGCAGCCTGTTCGGCTGGTCCTGGTTGGGCAGGGGGATGACAAGGCGTTTTTGCAGAAACATGCACAATCCCTGGGCGTTGCGGACAGGGTCGTATTTGCCGGCCCGGTCAAACCCGAAGACATGCCGGCGTATTATCAAATGGCCGATCTTTTCGTGTTTGCCTCAAAATCCGAGACTCAGGGCATGGTTATTCTTGAAGCCATGTCAGCCGGCCTCCCCGTCGTGGCTATCCGCTCAAGCGGTATCGATGATGTCATCGACGATGGCCATACCGGCTACAAGACCCTGGATGATATTGGCATATGGTCGAGCAAGGTGAGCGAGTTACTGGGCAATGAAGAAAAACGCCTGCAATTCTCACACGCCGCAGTTGCCGTTGCCGAGCAACACGATGTCAGTGTCTTCGCCAACAATATCGATGGCTTCTACAGCGAAGTGCTGGCCGCTTTTCATGCTGAACAGGCCACTTGA
- a CDS encoding anthranilate synthase component II, giving the protein MIDNYDSFTYNVVQYFGELGAEVRVIRNDELSIEQIADLQPERIVISPGPCTPTEAGVSVPVLKHFAGQLPILGICLGHQSIGQAFGGDVVRARQVMHGKTSPVFHDRQGVFAGLENPLTVTRYHSLVVSLATLPDCLEVTGWTQHEDGSVDEIMGLRHREFCIEGVQFHPESILSRQGHELLANFLEQQGGRR; this is encoded by the coding sequence ATGATCGATAACTACGATTCCTTCACCTACAACGTGGTGCAGTACTTTGGCGAGCTGGGTGCCGAGGTCAGGGTCATCCGCAATGATGAACTGAGTATCGAGCAGATCGCTGATCTGCAGCCGGAACGCATTGTGATTTCCCCCGGTCCTTGCACACCGACCGAAGCGGGTGTTTCCGTGCCGGTGCTCAAGCACTTTGCCGGCCAACTACCGATTCTGGGTATCTGCCTGGGACACCAGAGTATTGGTCAGGCATTTGGTGGTGATGTGGTGCGCGCACGGCAGGTCATGCATGGCAAGACCAGCCCTGTCTTCCATGACCGGCAGGGGGTGTTCGCGGGCCTGGAGAACCCTTTGACGGTGACCCGTTACCATTCCCTGGTTGTCAGTCTCGCTACCTTGCCGGACTGCCTCGAAGTGACGGGCTGGACTCAGCATGAGGATGGTTCGGTCGACGAAATCATGGGTCTGCGCCATCGCGAATTCTGTATCGAGGGTGTGCAATTCCACCCTGAATCGATTCTGTCCAGGCAGGGGCATGAGCTCCTGGCCAATTTCCTCGAACAACAAGGTGGCCGCCGCTAA